The genomic region GTGTCCTGATATTAACCTCATAGATGCCAAGGTCCGCAGTTATGAAAATGATATCACTGCCCTCCACAGATCCAATCAGTTTAAGCCTTTTGGTTGGATTTTGAATAGGGATAAGGTTCATGAGTTCGACGACTCTATGCATAGTCCATGACACAATTCCATTAACATCCAATTTTCTTGACCATATGTTGAGGGTTACCTTGTCCACATGCGCAAAACCCAAACTGCCATCCTCCAATGCCATGAGGATAGTGGAACCGCTAACGATAGCCCCGGACAATGGTGCATCAATTAGTGATAAGCAATTAGAGCTCAAGTCATATTTGAGAATTTCTATACGATCATCATCATCGTGTGTAAGCATGAAGTGAAGTGCGTTTTCAACAAGGATGGAGGGCATTGAGTCGATGAATGCATCAGGTGCAAATTGTAGACTAGAGCATATATCGCTCCACTCAACATCAGAGCATGACTTGCTCCAGTCACTTGTCACCGGCGCGGACACACATGCGTGTGCAACACAATTGTCATCGTCTGTCATGTCAAGGCCCAAGAATACCACTTGGAAGGGCCCTGCATTACGGAACGGGTCTAATTAGACACGTGGCCGTGTACGTGTACGGTGACGACTGTAGACGCGTGGCATGGCCGTGTACGTGTACGGTGACGACTGTAGACGCGTGGCATGGCCGTGTACGTGTACGGTGACGACTTGGCCGACACGGTGGCGCCCCACCCATGAGGACGCTGACACTAGTTTATCTCTCTCCCCTTCCCCTTTCCCTGTCTGCGCTCCACTCCACAGTCCAACTACCCATCCTCTCCTCCCGAGTCCCGAGTCTGCAGCCAAAGCAGAGCACCACCCAGCCGCCGCCGGAAGAGCACGAGGAGATGGGCTCCGGGACGGGGAAGGTGGTGTGCGTCACCGGCGGCTCGGGCTACATCGCCTCCTGGCTCGTCAAGTTCCTCCTCCAGCGCGGCTACACCGTCCGCGCCACCGTCAGGGACACCGGTCAGTACTCAGGACCCCACCCAACCCCCTTCCTTCCCTTTCGCTCTCCCGGACTGCTCTAGGTGGTGGATCCATGGTTATCGGCTGGTTATTGGTCTCCGCCGCGGCGAGGGATTCATGGATTCAGTGGGCGAGGGACTAGGTTTTGTTCAGGCTGTGAAATTGGAACTGATagtacaaggaagaagaagaagaagaagctgactGAATTTGTTAGCATGAGTGAGTGGCATGAACTCAACGCCATCTCCGTACTAGTATTATTGTAAATCTTAAGTCTACAATAGTCAAGGGGCAGCCATTCTGACCTGTGAATTTAAAAATACACAACTGATTTTCCATAACACTGTTGCTGGCGTGTTTTGCTGCGACAGTCAATTATTTTCGTTATAAATCTTTTAGATTGTTGGAGTTCAAAATTAACATAAATTCCCTTGTATTCTACCGAGTTAGTTACCAATAGCATACTGTGATTGCTAGTGTTGGGGACTCCCTTGACATAATTCTGGCTCTGGCTCTGTCTCTGTCTCTGTTCACTCACTCCCTACTACTACAGCTATATATCCAAGTCTAAATACAGAGTCAAGTGGCAGCCATTCTCACTTCTGAATTAAAGACTACACAAGTGAGTTCTCATAATAGTGTGGCTGTGACAGTCTATTTTTTCATTATAAATCTATTAGATTAGATTGTTGGAGTTCAAAATCAGCATAAATTGGCACTAGGTATGTTTTCTTTTTAATAAAACATCGCATGCCCAGTGCTAACTGAACTGACCGTTCCTTCTTTCAGCCGACCCCAAGAAAACATTGCACCTGCAGGCCCTGGATGGAGCCAAGGACAGGCTGCACTTGTTCAAAGCAAGCTTGTTGGAAGAAGGCTCTTTCGATGCTGCCGTTGCCGGCTGCGATTGTGTCTTCCACACGGCTTCTCCCTTTTAT from Triticum aestivum cultivar Chinese Spring chromosome 4A, IWGSC CS RefSeq v2.1, whole genome shotgun sequence harbors:
- the LOC123087590 gene encoding phenylacetaldehyde reductase, coding for MRTLTLVYLSPLPLSLSALHSTVQLPILSSRVPSLQPKQSTTQPPPEEHEEMGSGTGKVVCVTGGSGYIASWLVKFLLQRGYTVRATVRDTADPKKTLHLQALDGAKDRLHLFKASLLEEGSFDAAVAGCDCVFHTASPFYHNVKDPKAELLDPAVDGTLNVLRSCKKASIKRVIVTSSMAAVAYNGKPRTPDVVVDETWFSSAEVCEKNKQWYVLSKTLAEEAAWKYANDNGLEIITINPTMVIGPLLQPTLNTSTEAILKFINGSQA